Proteins encoded together in one Acanthopagrus latus isolate v.2019 chromosome 19, fAcaLat1.1, whole genome shotgun sequence window:
- the emc9 gene encoding ER membrane protein complex subunit 9, producing the protein MGEVELSCRAYVKMYLHCCLFPRCSINGLLLSSSTTGDAVCVTDCVPLLHSHLSLAPITQLALTQVDVWCSQTQQRIVGYYQANACVSDSSPTPCALKIADKISEQFENAVLLMLDGSKMSADYRVPPIVMYERKDSRWTLKDKHTVMLRQWEETRAIAGQMLESGDHSLLVDFDSHLDDITKDWTNQKLNNKIAELASPANGSM; encoded by the exons ATGGGCGAGGTGGAGCTGTCCTGTCGGGCTTATGTCAAGATGTACCTGCACTGCTGTCTGTTTCCGCGCTGCAGCATCAACGGGCTGCTGCTGTCGTCCAGCACGACAGGAGACGCGGTGTGTGTGACGGACTGTGTCCCGCTGCTTCACTCCCACCTGTCCCTGGCCCCCATCACCCAGCTGGCCCTCACACAG gtGGATGTTTGGTGTTCACAGACTCAGCAGAGGATAGTGGGATACTATCAGGCCAATGCCTGCGTATCGGACAGTAG CCCGACGCCGTGCGCGCTGAAGATAGCCGATAAGATTTCTGAGCAGtttgaaaatgcagttttgttAATG CTCGACGGCAGTAAGATGTCTGCAGACTATCGGGTTCCTCCCATCGTGATGTACGAGCGCAAAGATTCAAGATGGACgctcaaagacaaacacac GGTCATGCTGCGACAGTGGGAGGAGACTCGGGCGATCGCCGGTCAGATGCTGGAGTCCGGCGATCACTCGCTGCTGGTGGACTTCGACAGCCACCTGGACGACATCACAAAGGACTGGACCAATCAGAAACTTAACAACAAGATCGCAGAGCTCGCCTCGCCGGCCAACGGCAGCATGTAG